A window from Vulpes vulpes isolate BD-2025 chromosome 9, VulVul3, whole genome shotgun sequence encodes these proteins:
- the CHCHD4 gene encoding mitochondrial intermembrane space import and assembly protein 40, with amino-acid sequence MAYCRQEGKDRIIFVTKEDHETPSNAELVADDPNDPYEEHGLILPNGDINWNCPCLGGMASGPCGEQFKSAFSCFHYSTEDVKGSDCVDQFRAMQECMQKYPDLYPQEDEEEEEEKKPAERLEETAATEATTTKEEEGSS; translated from the exons ATGGCCTACTGCCGGCAGGAAG GGAAGGATCGAATCATATTTGTGACCAAAGAGGACCATGAAACTCCGAGCAATGCAGAGCTGGTGGCTGATGATCCCAACGATCCGTATGAAGAGCATG GATTGATCCTGCCAAATGGAGACATTAACTGGAACTGCCCGTGCCTTGGGGGAATGGCCAGTGGCCCCTGTGGGGAACAGTTCAAGTCAGCCTTTTCCTGCTTCCACTATAGCACAGAGGATGTCAAGGGGTCAGACTGTGTAGACCAGTTCCGGGCCATGCAGGAATGCATGCAGAAATATCCCGACCTCTATCCCCAGGAGGacgaagaggaggaagaggagaagaagccAGCAGAACGTTTAGAAGAGACAGCTGCCACTGAGGCCACTACAACCAAAGAAGAGGAGGGGTCAAGCTAA